The genomic interval CCTGGGCTCGCTGGGGGGTGCCAGTCCCGCCTGCGTGACGCCGATACCCGGCACCGCGATGGTCTCCCCGGCTGCATTGATAATCACCGGCCAGCGGTCGCGCCACCAGGGGGGCACCCCGGCCTCACGAAAATACTCCCGCAACAGGCGGGAGGGGCGACCTGATAGCCGGACCCGTTCCCCCGGCGCCGCCGGCCGAATCCACAGCGGTTGCTGAAGGATTTCCCGGGATACTCCCGGTGTCCCGTCAGCGGGGCTTGCGACGATCGACCCCGCATCCCGCCATGGAAACGCGCCGTCGGCCTGTCGCGAGTCGGGCCCCAGGCGCGTCTGTTGAGGCCGATCCGGCAGGACCGCGGGCAGCCGATAGAGCCAGCCGTCGTGTCGCGCAACCCGGCCCTCGGGCCATTCAATAACGGGATGACGATCGACTCCCGCCCCCAGGAGCGCATCCAGTCCGGCGATTAATCGACGCCGCCCGGGGGGGCGCTGCCCGCCTTTTCGGATCCAGTGCCGCAGAAGTCCCTGCTGCACGAACCCGGGGAGCGTCTTCAGAATATCCACCGACAGGCCATCGTGTCCGTCGCCGGTGGCCCTCTCCAGCTGGGCGTCCATTAACCACGCCCTCAAATCCCGCTCGTCGGCGGCGGCAGCGGCGAGACGACTCAGCGAGTCGACAAGATTCGGGGTCTCCCGGGTCAGCGCAGGGATCGTCCGTGACCGCAGACGGCTGCGCTGATAACGCTCCCCCGCATTGGCCGGATCCTCTACCCAGCGAAGTCCCTCCGACCGGGCAAAGGCCTCGATCTCATCGCGACGGGCGTCCAGTAACGGCCGGACGAGCCATCCACCCCCAAAACGGGTGGAGCGAGGAATCCCGCTCAGGCCATCCACTCCGGTGCCGCGCAACAGGCGCAGCAGAACCGTTTCTGCCTGATCATCGGCGTGGTGAGCGGTCGCCAGCACCTCATCGGTGGCCAGGGCTTTGTCCATGGCGGAATAGCGGGCGGCCCGGGCGCCCGCCTGCACCCCACCGGAGCGCACGTCCGGGGCCACATGGGCGACCATCAGTGGGATGCCGAGCCGGCCGCACTCGACCTGGCAGTGCTCCACCCATGCATCGGCGTCATCCGACAGGCCGTGATGGACATGAATGGCGCGGAGCGGCAATCCGGCTCGGGCAGCCAGGTGCAGAAGGACGGTGGAGTCGAGACCGCCGCTGAACGCGATCAGCCATCCAGCGGCTCCGGACGGTTGCCAGGCCGACCAGTCATCCGAAGTCGGCAATGCCATCGTCGCGCCGTTATTCGCGGAAGTGACCGAGCTCCATCAACCGCTGATAGCGCTGCTCAAGACGGGTCTCGGTGTTCAGGTCAGTCACATCCGCAAGGTGATTGCGAAGCGCCTCGGCCACGCGGCTGGCTGCGGTTTTCCAGTCTCGGTGGGCTCCCCCCAGTGGCTCGTCGATGACCTGGTCCACGAGCCCGAGCTCGGAGAGTTTCTCGGCGGTGATGCCCATGGCCTCGGCGGCGTCGGCGGCTTTATCCGCGCTTTTCCAGAGGATGGAGGCGCAGCCTTCCGGCGAGATCACCGAGTAGGTGCTGTACTGGAGCATCAACAGCCGGTCCCCCACTCCAATGGCCAGGGCGCCACCGGAACCGCCCTCTCCAGTGACCAGGCAGATCACCGGAATACGAAGCCGAGACATCACCGCCAGATTGCGGGCGATAGCCTCGCTCTGGCCGCGCTCTTCGGCGCCGACGCCGGGGTAGGCACCGGGGGTATCGATGAAGGTAATGAGCGGCATCGAAAAGCGCTCCGCAAGTTCCATCAGCCTTTTGGCCTTGCGGTACCCCTCGGGTCGGGGCATGCCGAAGTTGCGGTGGATTTTCTCCCGGGTATCGCGCCCCTTCTGCTGGCCGATCACCACGATGGGTGCGCCATCAAACCGGGCCAAACCACCGACGATGGCGGCATCATCGGCAAACGCCCGATCACCGTGAAGTTCCTCGAAATCAGTGAACAGCGCGTCGATGTAGTCCTGTGCGTAGGGACGCTGCGGGTGACGTGCCAGCTGAGAGACCTGCCAGGGGGTCAGGTCCCGGAAGATCTGTTCGGTGAGTTGACGGCTTTTCGCCTGAAGCCGCGACAGCTCATCGCCAATGCTGACATCGGCGTCGGAGCTGACATGTCTGAGTTCGTCGATCTTGGCTTCAAGCTCGGCGATGGGCCGTTCGAACTCCAGAAAATTCATGTCGTCGGAGGCCAATCTTCACGCTCCCTGCCCGTTGAGGCGGTGATTCTACCATGGCAGTGCCGCGACACTGCCGATCATCGTCGGTAGTCGACCCGCCACTGACCGGTGGGCATCAAGGTCTCCAGGCGGGCCAGCAGATCGGGCTCGGGACGGACTCGCCAGTCACTGCCCAACCGAAGCCGGGCCTGCGCGCCGCCCCCCTCATAGTCAATGCAGACCGTGCACTCTCCGGGCTGGTAAGGCTCGAGCGCCGCTTTCAGGCCGGGGATGAAGCCGTTGCCGGCCTGGCTGGATTTCACCTTCAGGACCAGGCGCCGAGCGAATGCCAGGCGTGCCCCGGCCAGGTCATGGACCCGTTCCGCGGACATTCGATATCCGTCATTGAACTCGTCGTAGCCCAGTTCCCCTTCCACAACAATTAGCCGGTCTTTTTCGAGCAGATGCCGAAAGCGCTGATAGACATCACCGAACAGAATCACCTCCAGCCGGGCGGTTCGGTCATCCAGAGTCACAAATCCGAGGCGCCGGCCACTCTGGGTAATGCGACTCCGCGAGGCCACCACGAACCCTGCCAGCACGGCCGGACGATCTCCGTCGCGACGGCCGGACCCGCCTGAACGGTCCGTTGCGCCGCCGCTGGCGGCCTGATTGAGGCGGCAGGTGAGAAACTGCTCGAGCTCGGCTTCGTACTCGCTGATGGGATGCCCGGTCAGATAGAGCCCCAAAGTCTCCTTCTCGGCCGTCAGGCGCTCGCTCTCGCTCCACTCCGGCACCGTTTCGCCTTCCCGGGAAACCACCGACACCGGCACGGCATCCAGCCCGAAGAGGTCATCCTGACCCAGCTCGGAATCGCGCGATCGCTGTTCGGCGGCTCTCAGTGCCGACGGCAGCGTCTCCATGGCGGTTGCGCGATTGACCGTAATGCTATCCAGGCTGCCGGAGCGAATCAGCGCCTCGAGAACACGGCGGTTGACCCGACGCAGGTCAACTCGTCGGCACAAGTCGTGCAGATCCTCGAAAGCACCGTCTTGACGGCGCGCTTCCACCAGGGCCTCCACCGCCGAATGGCCGACCCCTTTGACCGCGCCGAGGCCGTAAATCACGCGGTGGTCATCCGCCGCCTGGAACATCCAGTCGGACTGATTCACGTCCGGCGGGTCCACCGCCAGATTCATCTCGCGGCATTCCTCGATCAGCGTTACCACCTTGTCGGTGTTGTCCATGTCCGAGGACAGCACCGCCGCCATGAAAGCCGACGGGTAATGCGCCTTGAGCCAGGCGGTCTGATAGGACAGCAGCGCGTACGCCGCGGAATGGGATTTGTTGAACCCATAGCCCGCGAACTTCTCCATCAGGTCGAACAGACCTTCGGCATGCCGCCGCTGGAGCCCCTGCTGAATGGCTCCTTCGATGAAAATGCCCCGCTGGCGCGCCATTTCCTCGGGTTTTTTCTTGCCCATGGCACGGCGGAGCAGATCCGCTGCACCGAGACTGTAGCCACCTACCGCCTGGGCGATCTGCATGACCTGTTCCTGGTAAAGGATCACCCCGTAGGTGGGTTTGAGTATCGGCTTGAGGGCATCGTGGTGCAGCTCCGGGGTGGGGTACGCCACCGCCTTGCGCCCGTGCTTGCGGTCGATGAAGTCTTCCACCATGCCGGATTGCAGCGGCCCGGGCCGGAACAGGGCCACCAGCGCCACGATGTCCTCAAAAGAATCCGGGCGCAGCCGCCGGATCAGGTCTTTCATGCCCCGGGATTCCAGCTGGAAAACCGCCGTGGTCTGGCAGGCCCGCAGTCGCTCGAAGGTGGCCGCGTCGTCCAGCGGAATGGCACTGATGTCCAGCAGTTCTTCGTGGCGAGCGCCGCGCAGGGCGTTCACGGCTCGGACCGTCCAGTCGATAATGGTCAGCGTCCGTAGACCCAGAAAATCGAACTTCACCAGGCCGACGGCTTCGGCGTCGTCCTTGTCGAACTGAGTGGCGAGCCCGCCCCCGTTGGGCTCGCAGTAAAGTGGAGCAAAATCCGTGAGATCGGATGGCGCGATGACAACGCCGCCGGCGTGTTTGCCGACATTTCGCGACAGGCCCTCGAGACGCGCCGCCAGATCCAGCAGAAAGGCCACCTCCTCGTCCTGGTCACGAAGCTCCCTGAGGTCACTCTCCTGCGCCAGCGCCTTGTCCAGGGTCATGCCCAGCTCAAAGGGGATCATCTTGGCGATACGGTCGACATACCCGTAGCCGTGCCCCAGCACCCGACCGACATCCCGAACCACGGCCCGTGCGGCCATGGTGCCGTGGGTGGCGATCTGCGAAACCTTCTCGCGGCCGTAGAGCCCGGCGACGTATTCGATGACGCGATCGCGCTTTTCCATGCAGAAGTCAACGTCGAAATCGGGCATGGAAACCCGCTCCGGATTCAGAAACCGCTCGAACAGCAGGTCATACCGGAGTGGGTCCAGATCGGTGATATCGAGGGCATAGGCCACCAGCGAGCCGGCTCCCGAGCCCCGCCCCGGCCCCACTGGAATGTCCTGGGTTTTGGCCCAGCGGATGAAGTCCGCAACAATCAGGAAGTAACCGGGAAAGCCCATGCCCTCGATCACCTCGAGCTCATGCTCCAGACGCGCCTGGTAATCCTCACGCTCACCCCCCGGCGTGCCAAGATGCCGGATTCGGCGCTCGAGGCCTGCCTGGGCCTCGATTCTCAGGTGTTCTTCAATGGTCCGCCCGTCGGGGACCGGGAAGTCCGGCAGGGCGTTCTGGCCGAGGGTCAGGGAGAGGTTGCATCGACGGGCGATGGCAACGCTGTTCTCCAGCGCCTCCGGCAGGTCGCTGAACAGCGCGGCCATCTCCTGTGGCGAGCGCAGGTACTGGGCATCGGAATAGTCCCGGGGGCGCTGGTCATCGTGCAGGATCCGTCCCTGGTGGATACAGACCCGTGCCTCGTGGGCCTCGAAGTCGTCCTGTTCGAGAAACCGGACATCATTCGTGGCCACCACCGGGCACTGGGAGTCAGTGGCCAGCCCAACCGCCGCGTGAACATGAGCTTCGTCGCCGGGCCGTCCGGTCCGCTGCAGCTCCAGGTAATAACGATCGCCGAATCGGTCCTGCCAGAAAGCCATGCGCCGGCGGGCCAGTGATTCATCGCCCCGCACAAGAGCCTCGCCCACATCACCCCGAGCACCACCGGAGAGAACAATCAATCCTTCGTTCCAGCGGTCGAGCCAGCTCCGGTCCACCAGCGGCAGCCCGCTGGCCTGCCCTTCCAGATAGCTGGCGGTGATCAGTCGGGTGAGCGACGCATAGCCCTGATCATTCATGCAAAGACAGGTGACGATGTGGTGTCCCCCGGCGTCCTCCGTGGCGATCCGCAGATCCGCGCCGATGAGGGGCTTTACGCCGGCCTGCATGGCCGCCTCGTAAAACTTCACCATGCCGAACAGATTGCCCTGATCGGTGACCGCCACCGCCGGCATGCCCATGGCCCGGGCCGCCTGCACCAGCGGTTTGATTCGCACCGTGCCGTCGACCAGCGAAAACTCGGTGTGGAGGTGAAGATGAACGAAGCCCGGCGTCATGAAAATGTCCTTTCTGGAGGGTTGTCATGCTACCGCTGAATGACCGGCGGCGGGTAGTCATCCACTGGTGGTCGAAGCGAGTTTCCGACATCATGGCGCCCCATGATCAGCACGCAAATCCACCCCACGGCGATCGTCGATGCCAGTGCCCGACTCGGGACCGGCGTGTCCATTGGTCCGTTCGCGGTCATCGGGCCTGCCGTGGACATTGGGGATGGCTGTGACATTGGTGCCCACGCCGTGCTGGAGGGACCGCTCTCCCTGGGCGCGGGCAATCAGGTCGGCCCCCATGTGGTGCTGGGCCGGGCGCCGCAGGATCTGAGCTACAACGGCGAGCCAACCCGGCTCGAAATCGGCGCCAACAACACGTTTCGCGAATTCTTCACGGCCCATCGCGCCAGCACCAAGGAAGACGGTGTCACACGGATTGGTAGCCGCAACCTCCTGATGGCTTACTGCCATGTCGGACATGACTGCCAGCTGGGCAACGACATCGTCATCGCCAATGCGACTCAGCTCGGCGGCCATATCCACGTGGCCGATCAGGTTTTCATTGCCGGCCTGGTGGGCATGCATCAGTTCATCCGCATCGGCCGACTCGCCATGCTGGGCGGCGGTGCCATGGTGCCCCAGGACGTTGCCCCGTTCTGCACTGTGGCCGGGGACCGCGCCAGCCTTCGGGGCATGAACAGCCGCGGCATGCAGCGCGCCGGCCTGGACAGTGCAGCGCGCCGGGCGGTGCGCCGGGCTCACGATCAGTTTTTTCGGGCCGGACTCCCGGCGCAGGATGCGCTGGCGGCCATCGAAGCCGATACGGCGCTGCAAACCCCAGAAGTGGCGGACTTCGTGAGCTTCATTCGGGGCAGTCAACGCGGAATCGTGCGATGACCCGGCTCCGAACGGCGGTGCTCGGCGCCGGCTATCTGGGACGATTTCATGCCCAGAAATATGCCGCTCATCCCCGCTGTGAGCTGGTCGCCGTGGTGGACAGCGATGCCGACCGCGCCGCGGCGGTGGCGGCGGAGCTCCATTGCGAAGCCTGGTCGGATCCCGCGCTTCTCACCGAGCGTGTCGACGCGGTGAGTGTGGCCGCACCCACCCGGCTGCACCATGAACTGGCCCTGCCCTTGCTGCAGTCCGGGGTGCACCTGCTGATCGAGAAACCGATGACCACCACGCTGGCCGAGGCGGATGCGTTGATCGAAGCGGCCTCGGCGGCTGGCTGCGTCTTGCAGGTCGGGCACCTGGAGCGCTTCAATCCCGCCATGGTCGAGGCGGCGGGGGAGATTACCGCCCCACGCTTTATCGAATCCCACCGGATCGCGCCCTTCAACCCCCGCGGAGCCGATGTGAGCGTGGTGCTGGACCTGATGATCCACGACATCGACCTGATACTCGAGCTGGTGGATGCGCCCCTGGAGCGGATGGACGCCAGCGGTGCCGCGGTGATTTCTAACGACATCGACATCGCCAATGCTCGGCTCAATTTTGCGGATGGGTGCGTGGCGAATGTCACCGCCAGTCGAGTGAGCCCCAAGGCAGAGCGGCGCCTGCGCATTTTTCAGTCCCAGGCCTACTTTGCGCTTGATTTGCAGGCGGGTATCCTCGACATCCAGCGTCGGGATCCGGCCTCCAGCGGTCCACCGGACATGGCCCAGATTCTTCGTGAACAGCGCTGCCCCGGGCGCCGTGACGCGCTCGCGGATGAAATCGATGCCTTCGTCACCGCGGTGATCGACGGTCAGGCACCCTTGGTCAGCGGTGCCGATGGCCGCCGCGCCCTGTCCGCTGCCATCGAAATTGGCCGTCAGCTCAACAGGAATTGGAAATGAGTCAGCAAAAGACAGCGGCCATCCCAATGGTCGATCTGACCGCCCAGTACCCCTTGATTCGAGCAGATATTGAAGCGGGCCTGCAGGCGGCTCTCAGCGAGGCCCGTTTCATCCTGGGGCCGAATGTGCAGGCGCTGGAGGCGGAGATCGCCGCCTACCTCGGGGTTGAGCACTGCGTCTCCGTGGCGTCCGGTACCGATGCCCTACACCTGGCCCTGCGCGCCGCCGGTGTCGGTGAAGGCGATGAAGTCATCACCACGCCGTTCAGCTTCATCTCCACCGCCGAAGCCATTTGCTACGTCGGTGCGCGGCCGGTTTTCGTGGACATCGATCCTCGCACCTTCAACGTCGATCCGGCCGCGGTAGAGGCGGCGATCACGCCGGCCACCCGAGCAATCATGCCGGTCCACCTGTTTGGCCAGCCAGCGAACATCCCGGCGCTTCGCGACATTGCCGGCCGCCATGATCTGATCCTGATCGAAGACTGCGCGCAGTCATTCGGTGCGGCGGTGGATGGCAGGATGACGGGTAGCCTGGGTCATGCCGGGGCGTTCAGCTTCTTCCCCAGTAAGAATCTGGGCGGCTATGGCGATGGCGGCCTGATAAGCACCGACGACGACAGGCTGGCCGCCGAGGCGAAAACCCTACGCAATCACGGCAGTCGCCAGCGCTATTACCATGACGTGGTGGGTTACAACAGCCGGCTTGATGAACTCCAGGCGGTGATCCTGCGGGCCAAGCTCCCCCACATTGACGACTTCAATGAGCACCGTCGCTCGGTGGCCAGGCGCTACACGGAGGCGCTTCAGGGGGTGGCCGGCCTCACGACTCCCCACGAAGACGGCGTCGGGCGGCATGTCTATCACCAGTACACCCTGCTCTGTGAGGACGAAGCCCATCGAGACCGGCTAATGGCGGAGCTGGCAGCGGACAATATCGCCTCGGCGGTTTACTATCCGGTGCCACTGCATCAGCAGGCGGCCTTTAGCGACCTTCATGACGGATCGGCGGTCCCTGCCCTGCCGGTGGCCGAAGACACGGCAAAACGCTGTCTGTCCCTGCCCATCTATCCGGAGCTGGCGCTCACGGATGTGGATCGAATAGCGGCGGTTCTCCGACGCTGAGGACCGCCCGCACCGGTGCGAATGACCGCCGGTGGGCGGGGCACGGCCCCAGACTCTCCAGGCGCTGACGGTGCAGGGCGGTTGGGTACCCCATATGCTGGTCAAAGCCGTAATCCGGATAGCGGGCGTGGAGTTCATGCATCCCCGCATCGCGATGCACCTTGGCGATGATGGATGCCGCCGAAATGGCGGCGACCGAGCCGTCGCCGCCGACAATCGCCTCACCCGGGCAGGGCAGCGTCGGCAGATCGCGGCCATCCACCAGGGCGGACCGCGGAGCGGGTTCCAGGGCTTCCACCGCCTCGCGCATGGCCAACAAGGCGGCCTGGCGAATATTCAGCCGATCAATGGACTCGACATCGACCTCGGCAATCGCAAATCCAATGGCTTCGGTTCGTATTTGCATGGCCAGCTGCTCCCGGCGGGCGGCGGTCAACCGCTTGGAGTCCCGCAGCGCCGACCAGTCCCTGGCGGGATCCAGGATCACGGCGGCTGCCACCACCGGTCCCGCGATGGGACCGCGCCCGACCTCGTCCACACCGGCACAGAAGTGATCAATCTCCATCCAGCATCTCCCGGATGGCCCGGGCGGACTCGGCGCTCGCATCCTTCTGAAGTACGCCGTGCAACTCTCGGAATTTCCGGCGAATAACATCCCTCTGGCCGCGATCATCCAGCAGCTGCTGCAACGCCGGTGCCAGGGCCTCCGGACTCGCCTTTTCCTGAACATACTCCGGCATGATCATTTCACCGGCCATCAGGTTGGGCATGGCGAAATACGGCACCCGAATGACCCGGCGGCCGATGGCCGCCGTCATCCGGTTGACGCGGTAGGCCATCAGGGACGGGCACCCCAACAGCATGGCTTCCAGGGTGGCGGTTCCGGAGGCGATCAGGCCGGCGTCAGCGGCTGCCAGGGTCGAATGGGCACCGCCGGTGCTCACGCTGACCGGTATGGATTCGTGATCCTTCAGGATGTCGCGGATGCGGTGCTCCAGCGTTGAGGTCGCCGCCGGAATGGCAAAACGGATGGCCGGATGGCTCAGCATCACCCGCCTGGCGACTTCGAGGAACAGCGGCAAAAGGTGATCAACTTCGCTGGTCCGACTCCCGGGCAGTAGCGCCACCAGGGATTGATCGGCGGCTAAGCCGAGCTCCTGGCGGGCGTCCTGATGGTCGACCTCCAGAGGAATGTCATCGGCCAGGGGGTGGCCGACAAAGCGGGACGGGACATCCCGATGACGATAAAAATCATGCTCGAAGGGATAGATGCAGAGCACTCGATCCACGGCCTGGCGGATGCTGCGAACTCGCCCCTCCCGCCAGGCCCAGACCGTTGGGCTGACGTACTGCACCGTGGGTATGCCGGCCTGGCGAAGGGAGCGAGCCAGGCCCAGGTTGAAGTCGGGAGCATCAACACCGATGAAGACATCCGGCGGGTCGGCG from Spiribacter sp. 2438 carries:
- the tilS gene encoding tRNA lysidine(34) synthetase TilS; protein product: MALPTSDDWSAWQPSGAAGWLIAFSGGLDSTVLLHLAARAGLPLRAIHVHHGLSDDADAWVEHCQVECGRLGIPLMVAHVAPDVRSGGVQAGARAARYSAMDKALATDEVLATAHHADDQAETVLLRLLRGTGVDGLSGIPRSTRFGGGWLVRPLLDARRDEIEAFARSEGLRWVEDPANAGERYQRSRLRSRTIPALTRETPNLVDSLSRLAAAAADERDLRAWLMDAQLERATGDGHDGLSVDILKTLPGFVQQGLLRHWIRKGGQRPPGRRRLIAGLDALLGAGVDRHPVIEWPEGRVARHDGWLYRLPAVLPDRPQQTRLGPDSRQADGAFPWRDAGSIVASPADGTPGVSREILQQPLWIRPAAPGERVRLSGRPSRLLREYFREAGVPPWWRDRWPVIINAAGETIAVPGIGVTQAGLAPPSEPRLRLDWRPAGRVDGPDWHWPGSPPPLPNA
- a CDS encoding acetyl-CoA carboxylase carboxyltransferase subunit alpha; this translates as MNFLEFERPIAELEAKIDELRHVSSDADVSIGDELSRLQAKSRQLTEQIFRDLTPWQVSQLARHPQRPYAQDYIDALFTDFEELHGDRAFADDAAIVGGLARFDGAPIVVIGQQKGRDTREKIHRNFGMPRPEGYRKAKRLMELAERFSMPLITFIDTPGAYPGVGAEERGQSEAIARNLAVMSRLRIPVICLVTGEGGSGGALAIGVGDRLLMLQYSTYSVISPEGCASILWKSADKAADAAEAMGITAEKLSELGLVDQVIDEPLGGAHRDWKTAASRVAEALRNHLADVTDLNTETRLEQRYQRLMELGHFRE
- the dnaE gene encoding DNA polymerase III subunit alpha, with the protein product MTPGFVHLHLHTEFSLVDGTVRIKPLVQAARAMGMPAVAVTDQGNLFGMVKFYEAAMQAGVKPLIGADLRIATEDAGGHHIVTCLCMNDQGYASLTRLITASYLEGQASGLPLVDRSWLDRWNEGLIVLSGGARGDVGEALVRGDESLARRRMAFWQDRFGDRYYLELQRTGRPGDEAHVHAAVGLATDSQCPVVATNDVRFLEQDDFEAHEARVCIHQGRILHDDQRPRDYSDAQYLRSPQEMAALFSDLPEALENSVAIARRCNLSLTLGQNALPDFPVPDGRTIEEHLRIEAQAGLERRIRHLGTPGGEREDYQARLEHELEVIEGMGFPGYFLIVADFIRWAKTQDIPVGPGRGSGAGSLVAYALDITDLDPLRYDLLFERFLNPERVSMPDFDVDFCMEKRDRVIEYVAGLYGREKVSQIATHGTMAARAVVRDVGRVLGHGYGYVDRIAKMIPFELGMTLDKALAQESDLRELRDQDEEVAFLLDLAARLEGLSRNVGKHAGGVVIAPSDLTDFAPLYCEPNGGGLATQFDKDDAEAVGLVKFDFLGLRTLTIIDWTVRAVNALRGARHEELLDISAIPLDDAATFERLRACQTTAVFQLESRGMKDLIRRLRPDSFEDIVALVALFRPGPLQSGMVEDFIDRKHGRKAVAYPTPELHHDALKPILKPTYGVILYQEQVMQIAQAVGGYSLGAADLLRRAMGKKKPEEMARQRGIFIEGAIQQGLQRRHAEGLFDLMEKFAGYGFNKSHSAAYALLSYQTAWLKAHYPSAFMAAVLSSDMDNTDKVVTLIEECREMNLAVDPPDVNQSDWMFQAADDHRVIYGLGAVKGVGHSAVEALVEARRQDGAFEDLHDLCRRVDLRRVNRRVLEALIRSGSLDSITVNRATAMETLPSALRAAEQRSRDSELGQDDLFGLDAVPVSVVSREGETVPEWSESERLTAEKETLGLYLTGHPISEYEAELEQFLTCRLNQAASGGATDRSGGSGRRDGDRPAVLAGFVVASRSRITQSGRRLGFVTLDDRTARLEVILFGDVYQRFRHLLEKDRLIVVEGELGYDEFNDGYRMSAERVHDLAGARLAFARRLVLKVKSSQAGNGFIPGLKAALEPYQPGECTVCIDYEGGGAQARLRLGSDWRVRPEPDLLARLETLMPTGQWRVDYRR
- the lpxA gene encoding acyl-ACP--UDP-N-acetylglucosamine O-acyltransferase, whose product is MISTQIHPTAIVDASARLGTGVSIGPFAVIGPAVDIGDGCDIGAHAVLEGPLSLGAGNQVGPHVVLGRAPQDLSYNGEPTRLEIGANNTFREFFTAHRASTKEDGVTRIGSRNLLMAYCHVGHDCQLGNDIVIANATQLGGHIHVADQVFIAGLVGMHQFIRIGRLAMLGGGAMVPQDVAPFCTVAGDRASLRGMNSRGMQRAGLDSAARRAVRRAHDQFFRAGLPAQDALAAIEADTALQTPEVADFVSFIRGSQRGIVR
- a CDS encoding Gfo/Idh/MocA family protein: MTRLRTAVLGAGYLGRFHAQKYAAHPRCELVAVVDSDADRAAAVAAELHCEAWSDPALLTERVDAVSVAAPTRLHHELALPLLQSGVHLLIEKPMTTTLAEADALIEAASAAGCVLQVGHLERFNPAMVEAAGEITAPRFIESHRIAPFNPRGADVSVVLDLMIHDIDLILELVDAPLERMDASGAAVISNDIDIANARLNFADGCVANVTASRVSPKAERRLRIFQSQAYFALDLQAGILDIQRRDPASSGPPDMAQILREQRCPGRRDALADEIDAFVTAVIDGQAPLVSGADGRRALSAAIEIGRQLNRNWK
- a CDS encoding DegT/DnrJ/EryC1/StrS aminotransferase family protein, producing MSQQKTAAIPMVDLTAQYPLIRADIEAGLQAALSEARFILGPNVQALEAEIAAYLGVEHCVSVASGTDALHLALRAAGVGEGDEVITTPFSFISTAEAICYVGARPVFVDIDPRTFNVDPAAVEAAITPATRAIMPVHLFGQPANIPALRDIAGRHDLILIEDCAQSFGAAVDGRMTGSLGHAGAFSFFPSKNLGGYGDGGLISTDDDRLAAEAKTLRNHGSRQRYYHDVVGYNSRLDELQAVILRAKLPHIDDFNEHRRSVARRYTEALQGVAGLTTPHEDGVGRHVYHQYTLLCEDEAHRDRLMAELAADNIASAVYYPVPLHQQAAFSDLHDGSAVPALPVAEDTAKRCLSLPIYPELALTDVDRIAAVLRR
- the rnhB gene encoding ribonuclease HII — its product is MEIDHFCAGVDEVGRGPIAGPVVAAAVILDPARDWSALRDSKRLTAARREQLAMQIRTEAIGFAIAEVDVESIDRLNIRQAALLAMREAVEALEPAPRSALVDGRDLPTLPCPGEAIVGGDGSVAAISAASIIAKVHRDAGMHELHARYPDYGFDQHMGYPTALHRQRLESLGPCPAHRRSFAPVRAVLSVGEPPLFDPHP
- the lpxB gene encoding lipid-A-disaccharide synthase, with the protein product MRIALIAGEPSGDYLGGGLIQALKQHFPEASFEGIGGQHMIAAGLHSYYPLHELSVMGLVEVLRHLPRLLGIRRALRRRWLADPPDVFIGVDAPDFNLGLARSLRQAGIPTVQYVSPTVWAWREGRVRSIRQAVDRVLCIYPFEHDFYRHRDVPSRFVGHPLADDIPLEVDHQDARQELGLAADQSLVALLPGSRTSEVDHLLPLFLEVARRVMLSHPAIRFAIPAATSTLEHRIRDILKDHESIPVSVSTGGAHSTLAAADAGLIASGTATLEAMLLGCPSLMAYRVNRMTAAIGRRVIRVPYFAMPNLMAGEMIMPEYVQEKASPEALAPALQQLLDDRGQRDVIRRKFRELHGVLQKDASAESARAIREMLDGD